The following are encoded in a window of Peromyscus eremicus chromosome 12, PerEre_H2_v1, whole genome shotgun sequence genomic DNA:
- the Son gene encoding protein SON isoform X4 has protein sequence MAADIEQVFRSFVVSKFREIQQELSSGRSEGQLNGETNTPIEGSQAGDTAASSRSLPNEEIVQKIEEVLSGVLDTELRYKPDLKEASRKSRCVSVQTDPTDEVPTKKSKKHKKHKNKKKKKKKEKEKKYKRQPEEPESKLKSHHDGSVDLESDSFLKFDSESSVMALEHPVRAFGFSEASETPLVLEPPVGSVEVQESHMLETRKPATQPAELCFGSASVISEQSEQPVSVMMEPSPTKILDSFAAAAAAALKSPEPVVTMSVEYQKSVLKSVETAAPELSKTTPVELPVANVLEPSETLMIVSETPTEVHPEPSPSTMDFPESSTTDALRLPEQPAEAPSEIADSSLTRPQESLELPKSTAVELQESSVASALELPGPPATSMLELQGPPVTPVLELPGPSAAPVPELSGPLSTPVPELPGPPATVVPELPGPSVTPVPPLLQELPGPPAPSVGLEPPQEVPEPPVMAQELPGVPAVSAAIELTGQPAVTVAMELTEQPVTTTEFEQPVAMTTVEHPGHPEVTTATGLLGQPEAAMVLELPGQPVATTALELSGQPSVTGVSELSGLPSATGALELSGQPVATGALELPGQLMATGALEFSGQSGAAGALELLGQPLATGVLELPGQPGAPELPGQPVATVALEISVQSVVTTSELSTMTVSQSLEVPSTTALESYNTVAQELPTTLVGETSVTVGVDPLMAQESHMLASNTMETHMLASNTMDSQMLASNTMDSQMLASNTMDSQMLASSTMDSQMLASSTMDSQMLATSSMDSQMLATSSMDSQMLATSSMDSQMLATSSMDSQMLATSSMDSQMLATSSMDSQMLATSSMDSQMLATSSMDSQMLATSSMDSQMLASGAMDSQMLASGTMDAQMLASGTMDAQMLASSTQDSSMMGSKSPDPYRLAQDPYRLAQDPYRLGHDPYRLGHDAYRLGQDPYRLGHDPYRLTPDPYRMSPRPYRIAPRSYRIAPRPYRLAPRPLMLASRRSMMMSYAAERSMMSSYERSMMSYERSMMSPMAERSMMSAYERSMMSAYERSMMSPMAERSMMSAYERSMMSAYERSMMSPMADRSMMSMGADRSMMSSYSAADRSMMSSYSAADRSMMSSYTDRSMMSMAADSYTDSYTDSYTEAYMVPPLPPEEPPTMPPLPPEEPPMTPPLPPEEPPEGSALSTEQSVLTADNAWPTEVTLPTEESVAQPEPPVSQSEISEPLAVPASYSVSESETSMLASEAVMTVAEPAQEPESSVLSAPVESAIVAEHEMVTERPVTYMVSEATMSAEPAVLSEPSMSETSETYDSMRPSGHAISEVSASLLEPAVTISQPAESSLELPSMAGPAPPAMTTPESPAVAVPELPTGADPEPPIMVVPETPTVAVPELPAVAAPEPPAMTTTELSSMPVSEPPVAVPELPALADPEHATTAGSGVSSLEPSVPVLEPAVSVLQPVTVVSEPCVPVQEPTVAISEPAVTVFEHTQIISPEMALEPSPAVVESSVLSSHVMKGVNLLSGDPSLGPELGVQEILLHPGEEPHDGGHLKSDLYENEYDRNAELAINSHFIAKDVEHNTVCAAAIGPVGETSEEKVLPVIETKEVTELDTCPAVSEADVGRSLSSQLALEPDTVGTSKGLEFVTASVPSLDSKYDVEISLTSQDTEHDMVISTSPSGGSEADIEGPLPAKDIHLDLPSTNLVCKDTEDSLPIKESDQTVAVALSPKESSEDKEVPLPNKETVPDSVYPASIDEINEADLVRPLLPKDMERLTSLRAGIEGPLLASEVERDKLAASPVVISIPERASESSSEEKDDYEIFVKVKDTHEKSKKNKNRDKGEKEKKRDSSLRSRSKRSKSSEHKSRKRTSESRSRARKRSSKSKSHRSQTRSRSRSRRRRRSSRSRSKSRGRRSVSKEKRKRSPKHRSKSRERKRKRSSSRDNRKTVRARSRTPSRRSRSHTPSRRRRSRSVGRRRSFSISPSRRSRTPSRRSRTPSRRSRTPSRRSRTPSRRSRTPSRRSRTPSRRRRSRSVVRRRSFSISPVRLRRSRTPLRRRFSRSPIRRKRSRSSERGRSPKRLTDLDKAQLLEIAKANAAAMCAKAGVPLPPNLKPAPPPTIEEKVAKKSGGATIEELTEKCKQIAQSKEDDDVIVNKPHVSDEEEEEPPFYHHPFKLSEPKPIFFNLNIAAAKPTPPKSQVTLTKEFPVSSGSQHRKKEADSVYGEWVPVEKNGEENKDDDNVFSSSLPSEGRVKRQGRVKRQMKQPAASHLTVTRCNSLCGTKPQSEKHRIAEKSVITSLPNIGPSMHLWEGSPRYNYLASRFASRLYSSRFWW, from the exons ACTTGAAGGAGGCCTCCAGAAAAAGTAGATGTGTGTCTGTACAAACAGATCCTACTGATGAAGTTCCCACCAAAAAGTCAAAGAAGCATaaaaagcacaaaaacaaaaagaagaaaaagaagaaagaaaaggaaaaaaaatataaaaggcaaCCAGAAGAACCTGAGTCCAAGTTGAAATCTCATCACGATGGGAGTGTTGATCTAGAATCTGAttcctttttaaagtttgatTCTGAATCTTCAGTGATGGCACTGGAACATCCTGTAAGAGCATTTGGCTTTTCTGAGGCCAGTGAAACCCCTCTAGTGCTGGAACCTCCAGTAGGATCGGTGGAGGTTCAGGAGTCACATATGTTAGAGACTCGGAAGCCTGCCACCCAGCCTGCAGAACTGTGTTTTGGATCTGCATCAGTCATCTCAGAGCAGTCTGAGCAGCCCGTGTCAGTAATGATGGAACCGTCACCGACCAAGATTCTGGATTCctttgcagcagcagcagcagcagcgctgAAGTCACCTGAGCCCGTTGTAACAATGTCAGTGGAGTATCAGAAGTCTGTGCTGAAGTCTGTGGAGACTGCGGCTCCAGAGCTATCAAAGACCACGCCGGTAGAGCTTCCCGTAGCAAACGTGCTTGAGCCATCAGAAACCCTCATGATAGTATCAGAGACACCTACTGAGGTGCACCCTGAACCAAGCCCATCAACAATGGATTTTCCAGAGTCATCTACAACTGATGCACTAAGATTGCCAGAGCAGCCTGCAGAAGCACCATCGGAGATCGCAGATTCATCCTTGACAAGACCTCAGGAGTCACTGGAGCTGCCCAAGAGCACAGCGGTGGAGCTGCAGGAGTCGTCGGTGGCCTCAGCCCTGGAGTTGCCGGGGCCACCTGCGACCTCCATGCTGGAGTTGCAGGGGCCCCCTGTGACTCCAGTGCTGGAGTTGCCTGGGCCCTCTGCCGCCCCAGTGCCAGAGTTGTCAGGGCCCCTTTCTACCCCAGTGCCTGAGTTGCCAGGGCCCCCTGCCACAGTAGTGCCTGAGTTGCCGGGGCCCTCTGTGACACCAGTGCCACCATTGTTGCAGGAATTGCCAGGGCCTCCAGCGCCATCCGTGGGGTTGGAGCCACCACAGGAGGTACCAGAGCCACCTGTGATGGCACAGGAGTTGCCAGGGGTGCCTGCAGTTTCAGCGGCAATAGAATTGACAGGGCAACCTGCAGTAACAGTAGCAATGGAGTTGACCGAACAACCTGTGACGACGACAGAGTTCGAGCAGCCTGTGGCGATGACGACGGTGGAACATCCTGGGCATCCTGAGGTGACAACAGCAACAGGGTTGCTGGGGCAGCCGGAGGCAGCGATGGTGCTGGAGTTGCCAGGCCAGCCAGTGGCAACCACAGCTCTGGAGTTGTCTGGGCAGCCTTCAGTGACTGGGGTGTCAGAGTTGTCAGGGCTGCCTTCGGCAACTGGGGCACTGGAGTTGTCAGGGCAGCCTGTGGCAACTGGGGCACTGGAGTTGCCTGGGCAGCTTATGGCAACTGGGGCACTGGAGTTCTCGGGGCAGTCTGGGGCAGCTGGAGCACTGGAGCTTTTGGGGCAGCCCCTGGCAACAGGGGTGCTGGAGTTACCAGGGCAGCCTGGGGCGCCAGAGTTGCCTGGGCAGCCCGTGGCAACTGTGGCGCTGGAGATCTCTGTTCAGTCCGTGGTGACAACATCGGAGCTGTCAACGATGACCGTGTCGCAGTCTCTGGAGGTGCCCTCGACGACAGCGCTGGAATCCTATAATACGGTAGCACAGGAGCTGCCTACTACATTGGTGGGGGAGACTTCCGTAACAGTAGGAGTGGATCCCTTGATGGCCCAAGAATCCCATATGTTAGCTTCTAACACCATGGAGACCCATATGTTAGCATCCAACACCATGGACTCCCAAATGCTAGCATCCAACACTATGGATTCTCAGATGCTAGCATCCAATACCATGGATTCCCAGATGTTAGCGTCTAGCACCATGGACTCCCAGATGTTAGCCTCTAGCACTATGGACTCCCAGATGTTAGCAACTAGTTCCATGGACTCCCAGATGTTAGCAACCAGTTCCATGGACTCCCAAATGTTAGCAACCAGCTCCATGGACTCCCAGATGTTAGCAACCAGCTCTATGGACTCCCAGATGTTAGCAACCAGCAGTATGGACTCCCAGATGTTAGCAACCAGCAGTATGGACTCCCAGATGTTAGCAACCAGCAGTATGGACTCCCAGATGTTAGCAACCAGCAGTATGGACTCCCAGATGTTAGCAACCAGTTCCATGGATTCCCAGATGTTAGCATCTGGTGCTATGGATTCTCAAATGCTAGCTTCTGGCACCATGGATGCTCAGATGTTAGCATCTGGTACTATGGATGCCCAAATGTTAGCATCTAGTACCCAAGATTCTTCTATGATGGGTTCAAAATCTCCTGATCCTTATAGGTTAGCTCAGGATCCTTACAGATTAGCTCAGGATCCCTATAGGTTGGGTCATGACCCCTATAGGTTAGGCCATGATGCTTATAGGTTAGGACAGGACCCTTATAGATTAGGCCATGATCCCTACAGACTAACTCCTGATCCCTATAGGATGTCACCCAGACCCTACAGAATAGCACCCAGGTCCTATAGAATAGCACCTAGGCCATACAGGTTAGCACCTAGACCCTTGATGTTAGCATCTAGACGTTCTATGATGATGTCCTATGCTGCAGAACGTTCCATGATGTCATCTTATGAGCGCTCTATGATGTCTTATGAACGCTCTATGATGTCTCCTATGGCTGAGCGCTCTATGATGTCAGCCTATGAGCGCTCTATGATGTCAGCTTACGAGCGCTCCATGATGTCACCTATGGCTGAGCGTTCTATGATGTCAGCTTATGAACGCTCTATGATGTCAGCTTACGAGCGCTCCATGATGTCCCCTATGGCTGATCGATCTATGATGTCCATGGGTGCCGACCGGTCTATGATGTCATCGTACTCTGCAGCTGACCGATCTATGATGTCATCGTACTCTGCAGCTGACCGATCTATGATGTCATCTTACACTGATCGATCAATGATGTCTATGGCAGCTGATTCTTATACTGATTCTTACACTGATTCCTATACGGAGGCATATATGGTGCCTCCTTTGCCTCCTGAAGAGCCCCCAACAATGCCACCATTGCCACCTGAGGAACCACCAATGACACCACCATTGCCTCCTGAGGAACCACCAGAGGGTTCAGCATTATCTACCGAGCAATCAGTATTAACAGCTGACAATGCTTGGCCTACAGAGGTGACATTACCTACTGAAGAATCTGTAGCACAGCCTGAGCCTCCTGTGAGTCAAAGTGAGATTTCAGAGCCTTTGGCAGTACCTGCTAGTTATTCAGTGTCAGAATCAGAGACTTCAATGTTAGCATCAGAGGCTGTTATGACTGTTGCAGAACCTGCACAAGAGCCAGAGTCTTCAGTTCTGTCAGCACCAGTTGAGTCTGCTATAGTAGCAGAACATGAAATGGTTACAGAGAGACCAGTGACTTACATGGTTTCTGAGGCTACCATGTCAGCTGAACCTGCTGTGTTATCAGAGCCTTCTATGTCGGAGACATCAGAAACATATGATTCCATGAGGCCATCAGGACATGCTATATCGGAGGTATCTGCGTCCCTCCTGGAGCCAGCAGTGACTATTTCACAGCCAGCAGAGAGCAGTCTGGAGCTGCCGTCCATGGCTGGCCCTGCACCTCCCGCTATGACTACCCCAGAATCTCCTGCTGTTGCCGTCCCAGAACTTCCTACTGGGGCTGACCCAGAACCTCCCATTATGGTTGTTCCAGAAACCCCCACTGTGGCTGTTCCAGAACTTCCTGCTGTGGCTGCCCCAGAGCCTCCTGCTATGACTACTACAGAGCTTTCCTCCATGCCTGTCTCAGAACCTCCTGTGGCTGTCCCGGAGCTCCCAGCTTTGGCTGACCCAGAGCATGCTACAACTGCAGGGTCAGGTGTTTCTTCCCTGGAGCCTTCTGTGCCAGTCTTGGAACCAGCAGTATCAGTCCTTCAACCTGTTACGGTTGTTTCAGAACCATGTGTTCCTGTCCAGGAACCTACTGTGGCAATTTCAGAACCTGCTGTCACAGTTTTTGAGCATACTCAAATAATATCACCTGAGATGGCTTTAGAGCCTTCACCAGCAGTAGTGGAGTCCAGTGTTCTGTCATCACATGTAATGAAAGGAGTGAATTTACTTTCTGGTGATCCAAGTCTTGGTCCAGAGCTTGGCGTGCAGGAGATTCTGTTGCATCCAGGTGAAGAGCCACATGATGGAGGACACTTGAAAAGTGACTTGTATGAAAATGAATATGATAGAAATGCAGAACTTGCTATAAACAGTCATTTCATTGCTAAAGATGTGGAGCATAATACAGTGTGTGCTGCTGCCATTGGTCCTGTTGGTGAAACAAGTGAAGAGAAAGTTTTACCCGTCATCGAGACAAAGGAAGTCACAGAATTGGATACCTGTCCTGCTGTTAGTGAAGCTGATGTAGGAAGAAGTCTGTCTTCCCAACTTGCCTTGGAACCAGATACAGTGGGAACTAGTAAGGGGTTGGAATTTGTcacagcgtctgttcccagtttaGATAGTAAATATGATGTTGAAATATCTTTAACTTCTCAAGATACCGAACATGACATGGTGATTTCCACCAGCCCCAGTGGTGGCAGTGAAGCTGACATAGAGGGACCTTTGCCTGCTAAAGACATTCACCTTGATTTACCATCTACAAATCTTGTTTGTAAGGATACAGAAGACTCATTACCTATAAAAGAGAGTGACCAGACAGTAGCAGTTGCTCTTAGCCCTAAAGAAAGCAGTGAAGATAAAGAAGTACCTCTTCCCAATAAAGAAACAGTTCCTGATTCAGTATATCCTGCCAGCATTGATGAGATTAATGAAGCTGACTTAGTGAGACCATTACTTCCTAAGGACATGGAACGTCTTACAAGCCTTAGAGCTGGCATTGAAGGACCTTTACTTGCAAGTGAAGTTGAACGGGACAAATTGGCTGCCAGTCCAGTTGTAATTAGTATACCAGAAAGAGCTTCAGAGTCTTCTTCAGAGGAAAAGGATGATTATGAAATTTTTGTGAAAGTTAAGGACACACatgaaaaaagcaagaaaaataaaaaccgtGACAAAggtgaaaaagagaagaaaagggactCTTCATTAAGGTCTCGGAGTAAGCGTTCCAAGTCTTCTGAACATAAGTCACGCAAGCGTACCAGTGAGTCTCGTTCTAGAGCAAGGAAGAGGTCATCTAAGTCCAAGTCTCATCGTTCTCAGACACGTTCACGGTCACGTTCAAGACGCAGGAGAAGGAGTAGCAGATCAAGATCTAAGTCTAGAGGAAGACGGTCTGTATCAAAAGAGAAGCGCAAAAGATCTCCAAAGCACAGATCCAAgtccagagaaaggaagaggaaaagatcaAGCTCCCGGGACAACCGGAAAACAGTTCGAGCTCGGAGTCGAACTCCAAGTCGGCGGAGTAGGAGTCACACTCCTAGTCGGCGGAGAAGGTCTAGATCTGTTGGTAGAAGGAGGAGTTTCAGCATTTCCCCAAGCCGAAGGAGCCGCACCCCCAGCCGCAGGAGCCGAACCCCCAGCCGCAGGAGCCGAACCCCCAGCCGCAGGAGCCGCACCCCCAGCCGCAGGAGCCGAACCCCCAGCCGCAGGAGCCGAACCCCCAGCCGCAGGAGAAGATCAAGATCTGTGGTAAGAAGACGAAGCTTCAGTATATCGCCAGTCAGATTAAGGCGATCAAGAACACCTTTGAGAAGAAGGTTTAGTAGATCTCCCATTCGTCGTAAAAGatccaggtcttctgaaagaggcAGATCACCCAAACGTCTAACAGATTTGG ATAAGGCTCAATTACTTGAAATAGCCAAAGCTAATGCAGCTGCCATGTGTGCTAAGGCTGGTGTTCCTTTACCACCAAACCTAAAGCCTGCACCTCCACCtacaatagaagagaaagttgctAAAAAGTCTGGAGGAGCTACCATAGAAGAACTAACTGAG aAATGCAAACAGATTGCACAGAGTAAAGAAGATGATGATGTAATAGTGAATAAACCTCATGTTTcggatgaagaggaagaagaacctCCTTTTTATCATCATCCCTTTAAACTCAGTGAACCCAAGCCCATTTTTTTCAATCTGAAT ATTGCTGCAGCAAAGCCAACTCCACCAAAGAGCCAAGTAACGTTAACAAAGGAATTTCCTGTGTCATCTGGATCTCAGCATCGGAAAAAAGAAGCCGATAGTGTTTATGGAGAGTGGGTTCCTGTAGAGAAAAACGGTGAAGAAAACAAAGATGATGATAATGTGTTCAGCAGCAGCTTGCCCTCAGAG GGCCGGGTTAAACGGCAGGGCCGGGTTAAACGACAGATGAAACAACCCGCAGCTTCTCATTTGACAGTAACTCGATGCAATTCACTTTGTGGAACGAAGCCACAAAGTGAAAAGCATCGAATTGCAGAGAAAAGTGTTATCACATCCCTACCCAACATTGGGCCCTCCATGCACTTGTGGGAAGGTAGCCCAAGGTACAACTATTTAGCTTCCCGTTTTGCTTCAAGGCTCTATAGCTCTAGATTTTGGTGGTAG